Below is a genomic region from Halobacterium sp. CBA1132.
GAATGCCGGATGCACGTCGACGTTCCCGCGTTTGACCGCCTCCGTGTTGTTCGCGACGGCGTTGTAGATGGCGCGCGCGGACTTCTCGCCGATTCCCTCCATCTCCGAGAGGTACTCGACGGCGTCGTCCTCGCCGCGCTCCAGTAGGTCGTCGGCGAACTCGCCGAGGCGCTCGGTGACCCGACGCCCCCAGCCGCCGTCGGCGGGGAGCACGCGCTTGTTCGTCGGATTCTTCAGCCCGAGTCCTTCGACGGTCTCCTCGCGCACGAGCGAGTCGAGTTCGAGTTCGTTCCCGCGCACGTAGTCGACGATTTCCCGGCGCTGCTCGCGTTCGAGGTCGTGGACGCCCTCGTCGCGGACGTGCACGTGGTAGCCGCGACCCCCGGAGAACGTCACCGTCAGGTCCTCGAACCCGAAGTCGCGTTCGAGGAAGTCCAGCAGGCGGTAGAGGGCGTCCTTGCACTTCGCGAGCATCTGCGCGTACGTGTCCTCGCCGAGCGTCACGCTCGGGAGGTGGTCGGCGTCCAGGTCGAACACCAAGTCCGAGCCCAGCCAGTTCTTCTGCTCCATCGTCGACGCGCCCGGCGTCTCGTAGAACCCCGCCGAGAAGTAGACGTGGCGGGGTCGCTGTCGTTCGAGGAACGCCGACGTGTTCCCCAAGTCGAGCGTGGACTTGTGCCGGACCATCGTCGTGTCCGGTCCCGAGGTCCACGGGATGTACCCCCACTCGCGGTCGTCGGCGCGCGGCGGGAGCTGTACCTCCGAGCGGCGGTAGAAGTCGCCGAAGCGCCCCCGGAGATACGCGCGGGTCCGTTCCTCCATAGCGGGAAACGCGTACGCCGACCGCGGGTAAATGCGTGTCGTCTCTCTCGTCTGTGTGATGATGCAGGACGTAGAGCGGACGTTGTTTTCGACGCCCCGAAAGCCCCGAGACTGTAGACTCGGTGCGCTCTCACGGGTCACTACGTTCCCCGTTCGAGCAGTTCGAGGCCTCCCGTTGGTCGGCCTCGCGCTCGCTGTGCTCCTCGGCCTTCGGCCTGCGGTGCTTGCGTCGCGCGCCTTCGTCTACTTGGCGGTCGGCTTTGCCGACCGCCTCATACCGTGGCGGCGAAGCCGCCACGCGAGCCTCGCCCCTTTCAATCCGCCCAATTACCGGCTGACCAACCGGCAACGGGTGGACTGAAAGGGGCGGTGCTGTCGCGCTTGCCTGGTCGTCTCGCGGACCACTATCTGCGAGCGTAGCGAGCGGATATGTTCGCGAGCGACCGCGACAGCACCGGGGCTTTCGAGGAGACTTCGACATCGCTGTCGAAGCCGTAGCTACGCGAAAAGCGGACTACACAGCCAGACGCGAGAACTACCGTCCACGCAGCAGTTCGGAAATCCGGTCCCGAATCCGGGCGCGGTCGCCGAGCCGGAGGTAGTAGGCGCCCTCGCCGTCCTCGTAGTAGTTGTCGATGTCGCGTTCGACGCTGAAGCCGAGGTGTTCGTAGAAGGACACGGCGCTCTCGTTGCTCTGTCGGGCGTGACACGACGCCTTTCCGGCGTCCTCGGTGACGCGCGCGACGAGGCGCTCGCCGTAGCCCTCGCCGCGGTAGTCGGGGTCGACAGCCAGAAACAGAATGTAGCCGTCCGAGCGCGCCGCCGCGAAGCCGACCACGTCGTCGCCGTCGAGGAAGCAGTAGACCGTCGAGCGTCGGTACGCGTTCGCGAAGAACCCGCGTCGCTGCTTGAGGAGGTCCTCGTCGTCGCGGATTCGCTCCTTGAGGTCCCACGCTTCGTCGAGGTACTCGTCGCTCCCCGGTGGGACCACGCGCTCGTCGACTGTGACGCTCACTGAGAGGGGGTAGCAGGCCAGTGAATATAATTCCACCGTCGCCCGACGCCGTAACGCTTTCACGCGTCCTCGGCGTGCCTGCAAACGATGCTAGGGGGAAGCCGTCCCGACGGCGAGACGATGCAGCGAGCCAGCGAGTCCGCGTACGACCGCGTCCGTGAAGCCGCAGTCACGGGCGTCACGGTGGTCGTCCCGTTGCTCGTGACGCTGTACGTGCTGTCTATCGCCGTCGGCGTGGTCGAGGACCTCCTCGACCCGCTCGCGCAGGTGCTCGCGAGCACCAACGTCGCGCCGAACGCCTCCGAGGCTATCGTCGACATCGTCGGCGTGCTCGTGGTCGTCGCAATCACGCTGCTCGTCGGCTTCGCAGCGTCGTTCCGCTCCGGGGAGCGCGTGCTCGCGTACTTCGACGCGGTGCTCGAACGCATCCCGGGCGTGGGCGCCGTCTACAAGAGTTTCCGGCAGATGAGCGACGTGATGGTCGACAGCGACGCGGACAACTTCCAGTCCGTGAAACTCGTGGAGTTTCCCCACCAGGACGCGTACACGCTCGGCTTCCTGACGACGGAGACGCCGACCGTCGTCGAGGACGCCGCCGGCCACGAGGAGATGCTGACGCTGTTCTTGCCGCTGGCGCCGAACCCCGTGATGGGCGGCCACCTCACGCACGTCCCCGCGGACCGCGTGATGGACGTCGACATGAGCGTCGAGGAGGGGATGCGCGCGGTGGTGACGATGGGCGTCGCGGTGTCCTCCGACAACGGCGCTACTGACGGGCTCTCTCAGGAGCGCCTCGAACGCCTGACCGGCGAGGAAATCTCGCCGAACAAACCGCCCGAGGACGGACAATGAGCTACGACCTCAGAGAACACACCGCCGACATCGCTGTGGAAGCGACTGCCGACAGTCTCGGTGGCGTGTTCGCGGCGGTCGCAGACGGCATGGCCGCCGCGATGACCGAGGCGACGCCAGCGTCGGGGAGCCGGTTCACGTTCGAGGAGCGCGCCGAGAGCCGGGAGGCGCTGCTGTTCGACTACCTCGACCGCCTCATCTACGAGCGCGACGTCCGGAACATCCTCCCCGTCGACCACGACGCGACGGTCCGCGAGGAAGCCGGCGAGTGGGTCGTCGAGGCGAGCGCGCGCGCCGTCCCGTTGAACGAGGTCCACGCCCGCGACCTGAAAGCCGTCACGTACTCCGAGATGGACCTCTCCGAGCGGCACGACGGGTCGTCGGAGGGCGGGTCCGGCAGCGGGTGGCACGCGTACGTCGTCTTCGACGTCTGACACCGCGCCTGCCCGACTTTTTTGCGTTCGCGGTCCGTTGACGGGGTATGTTCACGGGCACAGGGCTTGGTCACGTCGACTACGTCGTCGACGGCGCGCCGACGGTCCGCGCGATGGAGTTCGTCGTTGAGGTGCTGTCGAACCCACTGAACGCCGTGCTCCTGTTCGGCGGTGCGTTCGGCGTCCTCGCCGGCGTCGTCGCGTACCTCAAGTTCCAGCCGGCGGCCGCGGACGTTCGCGCGCTCAGGGGTACGCTCGAAGACTACCACGTGTTCCTGCCGTGGATGCTCCGCCTCGCGGTCGGCCTGCCGCTGGTCGGCGCGGGGTTCGCGGGCTACTTCTTCTCGCCGTCCGTCGTCGCGCCGACGCGCATCTTCCAAGTCCTGCTCGGATTCTGCCTCCTGTTCGGGCTGGCGACCCGCGCAGTCGCGCTCGTCGGCCTGCTGGCGTACTTGGCGGGGCTGGCGGTCCGTCCCGAACTCGTGCTCGCCAGCGAGTACGTCGGCGGGTTCCTCGGCATCCTCCTGCTGGGTTCGGGGAAGCCGAGCGCCGACCACCTCCTTCAGCAGGTCGCGGGGGCGAGGGGGAGCATCTACGGCCGCTTCGACCCGCTGCACCCGTTGGTCGCGAAGTTCAACGACGTCGTCGGCCCCTACGAGCAGTACGCACCGACCGCGCTCCGACTCGGCGTCGGATTCAACTTCGCGCTGCTTGGGTTCTGGGAGAAGCTCGCGAACCCCGGGATGGCGCTGGCCGTCGTCGAGAAGTACAGCCTCACGTCGGTCGTCCCGGTCGACCCCGGGCTGTGGGTGATGGGTGCCGGCCTCACCGAACTCGCGGTCGGCGTGCTCCTGTTCGTCGGCCTGTTCACTCGTGCGACCGCCGCCGTCGCGTTCGTCGTGTTGACGACGACGCTGTTCGGCCTGCCCGACGACCCCGTGCTCGCGCACATCACGCTCTTCGGGCTGTCGTCGGCGCTGTTCGTCACGGGCGCCGGCCCGCTCTCGCTGGACGAACGGCTCGCCGCAGTCCGCGAGTACTCGCCGCTGGCCGCGTCGACGGAGTAGCGCCCAGACGAAACGTATTCCCGGGCTCCGCGCCCATCGCCGAGTATGAACACGTTCGACGCCGACGGCGTCACGCTCCGAGAAGTCGAGGACGACGTCTGGGAACTCGAACGCGACGACGAGATGCGGGTGCCCGCGCGCATCTTCGCCAACGAGACGCTGCTCGAAGACATCCAGAACGACAAGACCCTCGAGCAACTCCGGAACGTCGCCTGCATGCCGGGCGTGGTCGCGCCCGCGCTCTGCATGCCCGACGGCCACCAGGGCTACGGCTTCCCGGTCGGCGGCGTCGCCGCCTTCGACGCCGAGGACGGCTACATCTCACCCGGGGCCGTGGGATTCGACATCAACTGCATCGCGGGGGACAGCGAAGTACGTCTGCCCTTCGGGCGAACGAAGCCCATCCGCGAGTTCCTCGACGACTTCGAGGGCAGCGAAGCAGTCGTTCCAGCAACGGACGACGAATACGACTCCGAGGTTCGTCTCGCGACAGAGACGCGGAGTCGGACCGTTCACGAGATTCGGACGGCGGTCGGAGACCGTCTCGAATCGACGGCAGACCACGAATTCCGGACTCCTGACGGGATGAGACCGCTCCGCGACCTCGAGCCCGGAGACCAGGTGTTCGTCTCACCGTTCGAGGGGCTCTCCGACAAACGACCGCCCGAGTTCGTCGTGCTCGACGAATCTGACTTCGAGGACGAAGACCCGCAGCTCGTCAGTGTACTGAAAGAGCGTGATATCCTCCCGTTGAAATCCACCGACAAAGCGTTCAACCATCTCTTGAAGCTCGTCGGCTTCCACACCGGCGACGGAGCGTTCAACAGAGAGCGGTCGTGGTTCTACGGCGATCCCGAAGACCTGGAGACGATTCGTGACGACATCGAAGCGGTCGGATTCAAGCCGTCGAAAATCTACGAACGCGAACGCGAGCACGAGGTTCGAGGGAACTCCTTCGAACGAACCGAGTACAGCACTCGATCCACGTCGAACGCGTTCAAGCAGTTGCTGATCCGTCTCGGCGCTCCCGACGGACGGAAGACCGACTCGTCGTTCACTGTACCCGACTACCTCGACCGTCTCGCGGACTGGCAGAAGGCGCTGTACCTCTCGGCGTTCTTCGGCGCGGAGATGAGCGCCCCGGACAGCGTCGCGCGAACGAACCTCTACGCCCCGGCAGTGTCGCACAATCGGCTCGTGAAACACGAGCAAGCGGGCGAGCAGTTCATGCGAGACCTGATGCGACATCTGAACGACCTCGGCATCAAGACGAACAACCTGGAAGTCGTCGAACGCGGCGAGAGCACGGCGGGTGAAACGGTTCGATTCCGGTTCGGTATCAAGACCGCCGAACGGAATCTAATTCGGTTCTTTACCACCGTCGGATATCGGTACAACCGAGAAAAACGACGCCGGGCCGCCCTCGCAGCGACGTACCTGAAACGCAAAGAGACCGCCGTGCAGCGCCGCGCACGAATCGCATCCGAAGCACGAGCGATGGCGGACGGCGGTACGAGCACGAGCGAGGTGAAAGCGGCGTTCGATGAAGTCAACGAGCGATTCATCGAGCGCAGCCTCTACGACCAACGCGACGGTCGACCGCGGCCACCGGCGGACTTCCCTGGATTCGAGGAGTTCTGCGAGTCGACGCCGGTTCGGAACGACTTCACCGTCCCCGTCGAGATTGCCGACATCACCGAGCAGGGCGAGAAAACAGTCTACGACATTGGCGTGACACACGACGCACATGCGTTCGTCGCGAACGGATTTGTCGTCTCGAACTGCGGCGTCCGGATGGTGAAGACGAACCTCACGTACGAGGACATCCGCGGCCGCGAGGAGGAGCTCGTGGACGCGCTGTTCGACGCCGTTCCCTGCGGACTCGGCGGCGGCGGCGTCCACGATGTCTCCCACACGGACCTCGAAGCCGCGCTCGAACGCGGCGTCGACTGGTGCGTCGAGGAGGGGTACGCCGTCCGCGACGACCTCCGGCACTGCGAGGACGAGGGCCGGCGCCCGGACGCCGACCTCTCGGCCGTCTCGAAGAAGGCCAAGGACCGCGGCGCCAACCAGATGGGGTCGCTGGGCTCGGGCAACCACTTCCTCGAAGTCCAGCGCGTCACCGACATCTACGACGACGACACGGCCGACGCGTTCGGCCTCGACGAGAACCAGGTCGTCGTCCTGATTCACTGCGGCTCCCGCGGGCTCGGCCACCAGGTCTGCTCGGACTACCTCCGGCGCATCGAGCAGGAGTACCCGGACTTCACCGACGACCTCCCGGACAAGGACCTCGCGGCGGCGCCCGCGGGCTCCGAACTCGCCGACGACTACTACGGCGCGATGTGCGCCGCCATCAACTTCGCGTGGGTGAACCGCCAACTCATCACGCACGCCGTCCGGGAGACGTTCGCGGACGTCTTCGACACTTCCTGGGAGGCCCTGGAGATGGACCTCCTGTACGATGTCGCGCACAACATCGCGAAGAAGGAGTCTCACGACGTCTACGTCGAGCCGGAGGCTCGACGACTGGGAGGCGGCGAAGCCGCCGACCCCGACACCGAGGACGGCTACAGCCTCGACGGCGACGGCGGCCGCGTCGAGCGCGACCTCTACGTCCACCGGAAGGGCGCGACGCGCGCGTTCCCCGCGGGCCACCCCGAGGTGCCGAAAGCGTACCGGAACGTCGGCCAGCCCATCATCATCCCGGGCAGCATGGGCGCCGGCAGCTACATTCTGAAGGGCGGGGACAAGTCGATGACACGGTCGTTCGGGTCGACAGCGCACGGCGCCGGCCGCCTGATGAGCCGGACGCAGGCCAAGCGCGAGTACGGCGGCGGCGAGGTGCAGGCGGACCTCCACGAGCAGAACGAAATCCACGTGAAAGCCGCCTCCGGGGAGACCATCGCAGAGGAGGCGCCCGGCGTCTACAAGGACGTCGACGAGGTGGTCGGCGTCTCCGACGCCCTCGACATCGGGGACCTCGTCGTGCGCACGTTCCCCATCGCGAACATCAAGGGGTAGTTACCGCGAGAACCCGGGTCCGTTCGGCCCCTGCGGGCCGCTCGGCGCCGTGCCCTCCGCCAACTGTACGTACTCTGACTCGGGCTGACCGCTCACTTCCTCGCCGTTCTCGTAGCGCACGAAGTTCAGGTAGAACGGCTCCCCGCAGCCCGGCTCGCCGTCCGCGTCTGACTCGGGTGGATGTGACCACGCCGCGGCGTCCGCACCGCAGACAAACTTCACGCCGTCAGCGTCCTCGCCTTCGTACGCTCGCGGTTTGTCACCGCTCGCGGATTCCGCGGAACTACGTTCCGCGCTCTCGTCCGCGGGCGAGACGTACGTCCACCCTTCCAGCGGGAACGGCGTCACGGACTTGTCGGCGAGGTAGGGGTCGCGGTCCAACTCGGCGACGGCGCCACAGCGCGGGCAGTAGTACGAGACGGCGACCATGCGCCGGAATTGGGTGTGCAGTCGTAAATCGCCCGCGAAACGTGACATCTCACGGACACCAAAACCGATAAGCCCGTGGGCGGAGCACCGACGACTATGCGCCCGTCCCCCCGCGTCCTCCTCGCCGTCCTCCTCGGCGTATCGCTGTTCGCGTACCCGCTCGCGAGTCCGCCACCGGACCCGGGCGAGCAGGTGCATCTCGAAATCGACCCAGCGCCGACAGACCGGAACTACAGGGCCGAACAGACTTACGAGTCCATGTCGCCGGACGCGCAGTCGTTCTTCGACGCGGCGGCGCCGAACGGAAGCGCGACCCGTCGACTCGCGGACGCGCCCGACCCGTGGGCGACGCAGGTGAACGAGAGCTCGGAGGCCGTCACGAGCGCGTACGTCGTCGAGTACGACGGCACGCTGTACCTCACGCACCCGTTCCATAGAGACCCCGGCCCGTCGGCAACTGACATCCTCACGCGACTCGGCGCGCTCGCCGTGGGCAGCAGTCTGCTCGCGTACGCCGGCTACGCGACCATGCGGAACGACTGACGCGCTGCCGGCTCGGCGATGAGGTAGCCGGCCGAAGATTCGACATCGGCTGTCATCTGACGAGCCAGTGTCCTGGTGGACTGTGAGGGCGACGACCGAGCGAGCGCGGTACGGCGCTCGCGAGGGAGGAGGGCTCACGAGTGGCTGACTCCGGAAGACCTTTGCCCGAATCGGCGGATGCACCAGACATGATAGACGAGACTGCCGAGGAGATTCGCGAGATGCGGACGCACTCCTCCTCGGTCGTCGCCGTGAAAGCCGCTCGCGCGCTCGCGGACCTCATCGACAATGACTACCCGACCGTCGAGGAGTACGTGCGGGCGCTGGAGCGGAACAGCAACGCGCTCCGGCGCGCGAACCCGTCGCACGCGTCGTTGGTGACGACGCAGCGCGACATCGTTGAGCGCGTGCGGGACGCGGAGGCGGCGTCAGTCGTGGAGGCCAAGGAGGTGACTGCGGCGGCAATCGACGACGTGGTGGCCGACGTCGAGGAGGCGAAACACGAAGCGGCGGCGACGCTGGCCGACCGCGTGGAGGACGGGCAGACGGTGTTGACCCACGACTACTCGTCGACGGTGCTGGAGGCGCTGGAGACCGCCGCGCAGGACGGCAAGCACCTCGACGTGTACGTGACGGAGGCCCGACCCCGCCACCTCGGTCGGAAGACCGCGCGCACGCTGGCGGCCATCGACCGCATCGAACCGACGCTCATCGTGGACGGGGCGTCGGGCTACTACCTCGGGGAGTGCGACCGCGTACTGCTCGGGATGGACTGCATCGTCGGGGACACGTACTACAACCGGGTCGGCACGTACCCGCTGGCCGCGGCCGCCGACGACGTGGGAACGCCGGTGACCGTCGCGGGGTCGAGCGCGAAACTCGTCGACGACGGGTTCCGCTTCGAGAACGACTTCCGGGACGCAAGCGAGGTCATCCGCGAACCGCCGGAGGGCTTCGAGGTGAAGAACCCGGCGTACGACGCGACGCCGACGCGGCTGCTGGATTCGGTCGTGACCGACGAGGGCGTCCGCGAGTTCTGAGCGCGTTCAGCGGTCGTACAAGAGCACGAGAACGCTACTTTCGGGGCGGGTTGTCGCGGGCGAGCGAGATCTCGTGGGCTTCGACGTCCTCGTAGGCGGCGACGCGGCCGCCGACGTCGACGCGGCCCGCGTCGGTTTCGAGGACGAGCGTCGCGACTTCCTCGGTCTCCTCGAATTTCGTCTCGACGACGCGGCCGCGGTCCGTGCGCGCGTCGCCGGAGAGCACGTCGCGGCCGCGGACGGTCGCGTACACGTCGCCGTCGAGCGTCCGGAGGTCTTTCACGCAGCGCCGAATCGAGGCGTACGTCCGCGGGAGGTCGACGTCGGCGGCTTCGCCCGTGTAGAGCACGTCGTTGGCGGTCGACCAGATGACGGTGCCGAAGAACCCGGAGACGAGGAAGCCCAGCGCCGAGCGGTTGAAGATGACGCCGTACTTCTCGGGGTCGTCGCGGACCGCGCCCTGCGTCGCGTACACGGAGTACTGGCCGTCTGCGACGGCGACGACGGGCGTGGTGACGCCGCGGCGGCCGCGCGCGGTGGTGGCGACCTCGCCGTAGTCGTACTCTTCGGGGTCGGGCGCGTCGCGGACCGGCGCGACGACGAGGTCGACGCTGACGCCGCGCTCGCGGGCGGCCGCGAGGTCGTCCGCGAATCGCTCCAGCAGCGCCGGCGTCAGCGAACAGACGAGTTCGAACTCCGCGCTGTCGATGACGTCGCCGAAGTACCGCAGAATCGTCGACCGGGATTTCACCAGCGACACCGCCTCGGTGTCGCGGGCGGGCGTCGTGTACGCTTCTTCGAGTGACGCCACCATCTCCGTGAAGTTCG
It encodes:
- a CDS encoding N-acetyltransferase, with protein sequence MSVTVDERVVPPGSDEYLDEAWDLKERIRDDEDLLKQRRGFFANAYRRSTVYCFLDGDDVVGFAAARSDGYILFLAVDPDYRGEGYGERLVARVTEDAGKASCHARQSNESAVSFYEHLGFSVERDIDNYYEDGEGAYYLRLGDRARIRDRISELLRGR
- the priS gene encoding DNA primase small subunit PriS → MEERTRAYLRGRFGDFYRRSEVQLPPRADDREWGYIPWTSGPDTTMVRHKSTLDLGNTSAFLERQRPRHVYFSAGFYETPGASTMEQKNWLGSDLVFDLDADHLPSVTLGEDTYAQMLAKCKDALYRLLDFLERDFGFEDLTVTFSGGRGYHVHVRDEGVHDLEREQRREIVDYVRGNELELDSLVREETVEGLGLKNPTNKRVLPADGGWGRRVTERLGEFADDLLERGEDDAVEYLSEMEGIGEKSARAIYNAVANNTEAVKRGNVDVHPAFLKVARKYVAETVEAENAPIDEPVTTDTNRLIRLPGTLHGGSGFEVQRLTREQLDDFDPLVDAVPETFVGHDITVDVKEERTLELRGETLTVRPGVVSVPEYAGVFLMARGTAEKAKQ
- a CDS encoding DoxX family protein yields the protein MFTGTGLGHVDYVVDGAPTVRAMEFVVEVLSNPLNAVLLFGGAFGVLAGVVAYLKFQPAAADVRALRGTLEDYHVFLPWMLRLAVGLPLVGAGFAGYFFSPSVVAPTRIFQVLLGFCLLFGLATRAVALVGLLAYLAGLAVRPELVLASEYVGGFLGILLLGSGKPSADHLLQQVAGARGSIYGRFDPLHPLVAKFNDVVGPYEQYAPTALRLGVGFNFALLGFWEKLANPGMALAVVEKYSLTSVVPVDPGLWVMGAGLTELAVGVLLFVGLFTRATAAVAFVVLTTTLFGLPDDPVLAHITLFGLSSALFVTGAGPLSLDERLAAVREYSPLAASTE
- a CDS encoding archease: MSYDLREHTADIAVEATADSLGGVFAAVADGMAAAMTEATPASGSRFTFEERAESREALLFDYLDRLIYERDVRNILPVDHDATVREEAGEWVVEASARAVPLNEVHARDLKAVTYSEMDLSERHDGSSEGGSGSGWHAYVVFDV
- a CDS encoding RtcB family protein yields the protein MNTFDADGVTLREVEDDVWELERDDEMRVPARIFANETLLEDIQNDKTLEQLRNVACMPGVVAPALCMPDGHQGYGFPVGGVAAFDAEDGYISPGAVGFDINCIAGDSEVRLPFGRTKPIREFLDDFEGSEAVVPATDDEYDSEVRLATETRSRTVHEIRTAVGDRLESTADHEFRTPDGMRPLRDLEPGDQVFVSPFEGLSDKRPPEFVVLDESDFEDEDPQLVSVLKERDILPLKSTDKAFNHLLKLVGFHTGDGAFNRERSWFYGDPEDLETIRDDIEAVGFKPSKIYEREREHEVRGNSFERTEYSTRSTSNAFKQLLIRLGAPDGRKTDSSFTVPDYLDRLADWQKALYLSAFFGAEMSAPDSVARTNLYAPAVSHNRLVKHEQAGEQFMRDLMRHLNDLGIKTNNLEVVERGESTAGETVRFRFGIKTAERNLIRFFTTVGYRYNREKRRRAALAATYLKRKETAVQRRARIASEARAMADGGTSTSEVKAAFDEVNERFIERSLYDQRDGRPRPPADFPGFEEFCESTPVRNDFTVPVEIADITEQGEKTVYDIGVTHDAHAFVANGFVVSNCGVRMVKTNLTYEDIRGREEELVDALFDAVPCGLGGGGVHDVSHTDLEAALERGVDWCVEEGYAVRDDLRHCEDEGRRPDADLSAVSKKAKDRGANQMGSLGSGNHFLEVQRVTDIYDDDTADAFGLDENQVVVLIHCGSRGLGHQVCSDYLRRIEQEYPDFTDDLPDKDLAAAPAGSELADDYYGAMCAAINFAWVNRQLITHAVRETFADVFDTSWEALEMDLLYDVAHNIAKKESHDVYVEPEARRLGGGEAADPDTEDGYSLDGDGGRVERDLYVHRKGATRAFPAGHPEVPKAYRNVGQPIIIPGSMGAGSYILKGGDKSMTRSFGSTAHGAGRLMSRTQAKREYGGGEVQADLHEQNEIHVKAASGETIAEEAPGVYKDVDEVVGVSDALDIGDLVVRTFPIANIKG
- a CDS encoding translation initiation factor eIF-2B, coding for MIDETAEEIREMRTHSSSVVAVKAARALADLIDNDYPTVEEYVRALERNSNALRRANPSHASLVTTQRDIVERVRDAEAASVVEAKEVTAAAIDDVVADVEEAKHEAAATLADRVEDGQTVLTHDYSSTVLEALETAAQDGKHLDVYVTEARPRHLGRKTARTLAAIDRIEPTLIVDGASGYYLGECDRVLLGMDCIVGDTYYNRVGTYPLAAAADDVGTPVTVAGSSAKLVDDGFRFENDFRDASEVIREPPEGFEVKNPAYDATPTRLLDSVVTDEGVREF
- the trmB gene encoding HTH-type sugar sensing transcriptional regulator TrmB, with product MSDEDLRETVERVGAGFDLGEYEIEAYLTVLQHGELTASEIADRTEIPQPRVYDTVRSLGDRGLVELRESRPMKVVAIDPEEAFADLQTNFTEMVASLEEAYTTPARDTEAVSLVKSRSTILRYFGDVIDSAEFELVCSLTPALLERFADDLAAARERGVSVDLVVAPVRDAPDPEEYDYGEVATTARGRRGVTTPVVAVADGQYSVYATQGAVRDDPEKYGVIFNRSALGFLVSGFFGTVIWSTANDVLYTGEAADVDLPRTYASIRRCVKDLRTLDGDVYATVRGRDVLSGDARTDRGRVVETKFEETEEVATLVLETDAGRVDVGGRVAAYEDVEAHEISLARDNPPRK
- a CDS encoding DUF502 domain-containing protein; amino-acid sequence: MLGGSRPDGETMQRASESAYDRVREAAVTGVTVVVPLLVTLYVLSIAVGVVEDLLDPLAQVLASTNVAPNASEAIVDIVGVLVVVAITLLVGFAASFRSGERVLAYFDAVLERIPGVGAVYKSFRQMSDVMVDSDADNFQSVKLVEFPHQDAYTLGFLTTETPTVVEDAAGHEEMLTLFLPLAPNPVMGGHLTHVPADRVMDVDMSVEEGMRAVVTMGVAVSSDNGATDGLSQERLERLTGEEISPNKPPEDGQ